One Hermetia illucens chromosome 4, iHerIll2.2.curated.20191125, whole genome shotgun sequence DNA segment encodes these proteins:
- the LOC119655684 gene encoding WSCD family member AAEL009094, producing MALHGWRLYGVVLIIFAYIVGILVLSVINMQGPQVTFPRSGVRFEEINRLRRRDLNGLNKRQPIQWCTPLHFLNLSEGRSNDNHSKGVKVTSKINGTDSSNTSYELEDRGKTRTYGLTALASFPGSGNTWLRYLLQQSTGILTGSIYKDYGLLKSGFPAENICNRSVLVVKTHEWGPKTWMQFEKAILLVRDPDKAILAEFNRQSGGHVGFASPDRYKRTKGRYWQQFVANKLTGWENMNLSWARNFTGRLKIIYYDDLVADVESALREILSFLNFPIDEELLSCALLHKEGIYRRKKRILSFDPYSPIMHKYIEQKKQKVYSALGRHV from the exons ATGGCACTGCATGGTTGGCGCCTTTATGGAGTCGTGTTGATAATATTTGCTTACATAGTTGGAATTTTGGTTCTGTCGGTGATAAATATGCAAGGACCGCAGGTTACCTTCCCTAGAAGCGGCGTCCGATTTGAAGAG ATAAACCGGCTGCGACGGCGAGACTTGAATGGTTTGAACAAACGACAGCCGATTCAATGGTGTACTccattgcattttctgaatttaaGTGAAGGACGATCTAACGATAATCATTCGAAGGGCGTGAAGGTTACATCGAAAATTAACGGCACCGACTCTAGTAACACTTCTTATGAACTCGAAGATCGTGGTAAGACCAGGACGTATGGACTGACAGCGTTAGCTTCCTTCCCTGGGAGTGGAAATACCTGGTTAAGGTATCTCTTACAACAGTCTACAG GTATATTGACTGGCAGCATCTATAAGGATTATGGACTTTTGAAGAGTGGATTTCCCGCAGAGAATATTTGTAATAGATCG GTTCTAGTGGTCAAAACACATGAATGGGGGCCCAAAACCTGGATGCAGTTCGAGAAAGCAATTCTGCTTGTTCGTGATCCAGATAAAGCTATTTTAGCAGAGTTCAATAGACAAAGCGGCGGTCACGTTGGATTTGCATCTCCAGATCGTTACAAGCGCACAAAAGGACGAT aCTGGCAGCAATTTGTCGCCAACAAACTCACGGGGTGGGAAAATATGAATTTGTCTTGGGCAAGGAATTTCACCGGTCGCTTGAAAATAATCTACTATGACGATCTGGTAGCAGATGTGGAATCTGCTCTTAGGGAAATTCTAAGCTTTCTCAATTTTCCTATAGACGAG GAACTCTTGTCGTGCGCACTTCTACACAAGGAAGGAATCTATAgaagaaaaaaacgaattttatcGTTTGACCCCTATAGTCCAATTATGCACAAATATATCGAGCAAAAGAAGCAAAAGGTCTATTCAGCGCTCGGTCGTCATGTATAG